One segment of Arthrobacter sp. MMS18-M83 DNA contains the following:
- the atpA gene encoding F0F1 ATP synthase subunit alpha: MAELTINADDVRNALNEFAASYEPGNAERVEVGRVTAASDGIARVEGLPSVMANELLRFEDGTLGLAQNLDVREIGVIILGDFTGIEEGQEVHRTGEILSVPVGDAFLGRVVDPLGQPIDDLGEIKAETTRALELQAPGVTQRKSVHEPMQTGLKAIDAMIPIGRGQRQLIIGDRQTGKTAIAVDTIINQKANWASGDVTKQVRCVYVGVGQKASTIAAVRQTLEDHGALEYTTIVASPASDPAGFKYLAPYAGSAIGQHWMYGGKHVLVIFDDLSKQAEAYRAVSLLLRRPPGREAYPGDVFYLHSRLLERCAKLSDELGAGSMTGLPIVETKANDVSAYIPTNVISITDGQIFLQSDLFNANQRPAVDVGVSVSRVGGAAQVKSMKKVSGTLKLDLAQYRDMQAFAMFASDLDAASRQQLTRGARLMELLKQGQYSPFPVEDQVVSIWAGTKGYLDDVPVEDVSRFESEFLEHLKHKSSILTTLAQTNVLDDDTAEALKTAIVAFKKGFFGEGDNLLVGAGHEEHEAISGGEVDQEKIVKQKR; encoded by the coding sequence ATGGCCGAATTGACCATCAACGCCGACGACGTCCGTAATGCGTTGAACGAGTTCGCGGCGTCCTACGAACCCGGAAACGCAGAGCGCGTAGAGGTCGGCCGCGTGACCGCCGCAAGTGACGGCATCGCCCGTGTTGAGGGCCTTCCCTCGGTCATGGCGAACGAGCTGCTTCGCTTCGAAGACGGCACCCTGGGCTTGGCCCAGAACCTTGACGTCCGCGAAATCGGCGTCATCATCCTCGGTGACTTCACCGGTATCGAAGAAGGTCAGGAAGTCCACCGCACCGGTGAAATCCTGTCCGTCCCGGTAGGCGACGCCTTCCTGGGCCGCGTGGTTGACCCCTTGGGCCAGCCGATCGATGACCTCGGCGAGATCAAGGCCGAGACCACCCGCGCACTGGAACTCCAGGCTCCGGGCGTGACCCAGCGCAAGTCGGTTCACGAGCCCATGCAGACCGGTCTCAAGGCTATCGACGCCATGATTCCGATCGGCCGTGGCCAGCGTCAGCTGATCATCGGTGACCGCCAGACCGGCAAGACCGCCATCGCCGTGGACACCATCATCAACCAGAAGGCCAACTGGGCTTCGGGCGATGTGACTAAGCAGGTCCGCTGCGTTTACGTCGGCGTCGGCCAGAAGGCTTCCACCATCGCCGCTGTCCGCCAGACCTTGGAAGACCACGGCGCGCTCGAGTACACCACCATCGTGGCTTCCCCGGCATCTGACCCGGCTGGCTTCAAGTACTTGGCTCCGTACGCAGGCTCGGCCATCGGCCAGCACTGGATGTACGGCGGCAAGCACGTGTTGGTGATCTTCGATGACCTGTCGAAGCAGGCTGAAGCCTACCGCGCAGTTTCCCTGCTGCTCCGCCGCCCGCCGGGACGCGAAGCGTACCCGGGTGACGTTTTCTACTTGCACTCCCGTCTGCTTGAGCGTTGTGCCAAGCTCTCCGACGAGCTGGGCGCAGGTTCGATGACGGGTCTCCCGATCGTCGAAACCAAGGCAAACGACGTCTCTGCCTACATCCCGACCAACGTCATCTCCATCACCGATGGCCAGATCTTCCTGCAGTCGGACCTCTTCAACGCCAACCAGCGCCCCGCTGTTGACGTCGGTGTGTCCGTGTCCCGCGTTGGTGGTGCGGCGCAGGTCAAGTCGATGAAGAAGGTCTCCGGAACCTTGAAGCTGGACCTGGCACAGTACCGCGACATGCAGGCGTTTGCGATGTTCGCTTCGGACCTTGACGCGGCTTCCCGCCAGCAGCTGACCCGTGGTGCCCGCCTGATGGAACTGCTTAAGCAGGGCCAGTACTCGCCGTTCCCGGTCGAGGACCAGGTTGTGTCCATCTGGGCCGGTACAAAGGGCTACTTGGACGATGTTCCGGTTGAGGATGTCAGCCGGTTCGAGTCCGAGTTCCTGGAGCACCTCAAGCACAAGTCCTCCATCCTGACCACGCTGGCGCAGACCAACGTGCTGGACGACGACACCGCTGAAGCGCTGAAGACGGCCATCGTTGCCTTCAAGAAGGGCTTCTTCGGCGAAGGCGACAACCTCCTGGTTGGCGCCGGACACGAAGAGCACGAAGCGATCTCCGGCGGCGAAGTCGACCAGGAAAAGATCGTCAAGCAGAAGCGCTAG
- a CDS encoding F0F1 ATP synthase subunit gamma, producing the protein MGAQIRVYRQKISSTTSMRKIFKAMELIATSRIGKARARLAASLPYANAITRAVSAVASQSEIDHPLVTEPEQIRRAAVLVITSDRGLAGSYSASVLKQAEGLNELLRAEGKEVKTYLVGRKAQAYFDFRNRSYSRVWTGGTDAPEFKTAREVGAALLEEFANDFAEGGVDEIHVVYTRFKSMVTQEPTVVRLLPLEVEEQTVSESELLPLYEFEPESEQVLDALLPRYIESRIFAAMLQAAASELAARQRAMKSAGDNATDLIKKYTRLRNTARQAEITQELSEIVAGADALSA; encoded by the coding sequence ATGGGAGCCCAGATCCGGGTCTACCGCCAGAAGATCAGCTCGACGACGTCGATGCGCAAGATCTTCAAGGCGATGGAACTGATCGCTACCTCGCGCATCGGTAAGGCCCGCGCCCGCTTGGCAGCTTCACTGCCTTACGCAAACGCGATCACCCGTGCCGTTTCTGCTGTCGCAAGCCAGAGCGAAATCGATCACCCGCTCGTCACCGAGCCGGAACAGATCCGCCGTGCCGCCGTCCTGGTTATCACCTCGGACCGTGGCCTGGCTGGTTCTTACTCGGCGAGCGTGCTCAAGCAGGCCGAAGGACTCAACGAACTTCTCCGAGCAGAGGGCAAGGAAGTCAAGACCTACCTGGTTGGCCGTAAGGCCCAGGCATACTTCGACTTCCGCAACCGTTCGTACTCCCGCGTATGGACCGGCGGAACGGACGCACCGGAATTCAAGACTGCAAGGGAAGTCGGTGCCGCTCTTCTCGAAGAGTTCGCCAATGACTTCGCTGAGGGTGGCGTGGACGAGATCCACGTCGTTTACACCCGCTTCAAGTCGATGGTGACACAGGAACCCACAGTTGTTCGCCTGCTGCCGCTCGAAGTTGAAGAGCAGACGGTCAGTGAGTCCGAGCTTCTGCCTCTGTACGAATTTGAACCGGAATCGGAGCAAGTGCTTGACGCACTGCTGCCGCGTTACATCGAGTCCCGCATCTTCGCGGCAATGCTGCAGGCGGCAGCTTCCGAGCTCGCCGCCCGCCAGCGTGCAATGAAGTCGGCAGGCGACAACGCGACCGATCTGATCAAGAAGTACACGCGTCTGCGCAACACGGCCCGCCAGGCTGAGATCACGCAGGAGCTTTCCGAAATCGTGGCTGGCGCCGACGCCCTGAGCGCGTAG
- the atpD gene encoding F0F1 ATP synthase subunit beta — protein MTATATEHAAATAGATGRIARVIGPVVDVEFPADAIPSIYHALTTEITLNGETKTITFETSQHLGDNLVRAIALQATDGLVRGTSVQDTGAPISVPVGDGVKGHIFNVLGKPLDVDESEIKADAYWPIHRKAPAFASLEGSTEMLETGIKVIDLLTPYIKGGKIGLFGGAGVGKTVLIQEMITRVARNFGGTSVFAGVGERTREGNDLWVEMEEAGVLKDTALVFGQMDEPPGTRLRVALSALTMAEYFRDVQNQDVLLFIDNIFRFTQAGSEVSTLLGRMPSAVGYQPNLADEMGLLQERITSTKGHSITSMQAIYVPADDYTDPAPATTFAHLDATTELSREIASRGLYPAVDPLTSTSRILDPQYIGKDHYNTAVRVKQILQKNKELQDIIAILGVDELSEEDKIVVSRARRIQQFLSQNTYTAKQFTGVEGSTVSIKDTVEGFTAICDGELDHIAEQAFFNVGGLDDVERQWAKIQEQTK, from the coding sequence ATGACTGCCACCGCTACCGAGCACGCAGCTGCAACGGCCGGCGCCACCGGCCGTATTGCCCGTGTCATTGGCCCGGTTGTCGACGTCGAATTCCCGGCTGACGCAATCCCGTCGATCTACCATGCGCTTACCACTGAGATCACTCTCAACGGTGAGACCAAGACCATCACGTTCGAGACCTCCCAGCACCTGGGTGACAACCTCGTCCGCGCCATCGCCCTGCAGGCCACCGACGGACTTGTCCGCGGCACCTCCGTGCAGGACACCGGTGCCCCGATCTCCGTGCCTGTCGGCGACGGAGTCAAGGGCCACATCTTCAACGTCCTTGGCAAGCCGCTTGACGTTGACGAGTCCGAGATCAAGGCTGACGCCTACTGGCCGATCCACCGCAAGGCTCCCGCCTTCGCGTCCCTCGAGGGCTCCACGGAGATGCTCGAGACCGGTATCAAGGTCATCGACCTTCTCACCCCGTACATCAAGGGTGGAAAGATCGGTCTGTTCGGTGGTGCCGGTGTCGGCAAGACCGTCCTGATCCAGGAAATGATCACCCGTGTTGCCCGTAACTTCGGTGGTACTTCGGTATTCGCCGGTGTTGGCGAGCGTACCCGTGAAGGCAACGACCTTTGGGTTGAAATGGAAGAGGCAGGCGTCCTCAAGGACACCGCCCTTGTGTTCGGCCAGATGGACGAGCCGCCGGGAACGCGTTTGCGCGTGGCGCTTTCCGCACTGACCATGGCGGAGTACTTCCGCGATGTGCAGAACCAGGACGTGCTGCTCTTCATCGACAACATCTTCCGCTTCACCCAGGCCGGTTCCGAGGTCTCCACCCTGCTCGGCCGCATGCCGTCCGCAGTTGGTTACCAGCCGAACCTCGCCGACGAGATGGGCCTCCTGCAGGAGCGCATCACCTCGACCAAGGGTCACTCGATCACGTCGATGCAGGCCATCTACGTGCCCGCTGATGACTACACCGACCCGGCTCCGGCAACGACCTTCGCACACCTCGACGCGACCACGGAACTTTCCCGTGAAATCGCCTCCCGTGGTCTGTACCCGGCCGTTGACCCGCTGACGTCGACGTCCCGCATCCTGGACCCGCAGTACATCGGCAAGGACCACTACAACACGGCCGTCCGCGTGAAGCAGATCCTGCAGAAGAACAAGGAACTCCAGGACATCATCGCCATTCTCGGTGTTGACGAACTGTCCGAAGAAGACAAGATCGTCGTGTCTCGTGCACGCCGCATCCAGCAGTTCCTGTCCCAGAACACCTACACTGCCAAGCAGTTCACCGGCGTCGAGGGCTCCACCGTGTCCATCAAGGACACCGTGGAAGGCTTCACGGCCATCTGCGACGGCGAGCTGGACCACATCGCAGAGCAGGCGTTCTTCAACGTCGGCGGTCTGGATGACGTCGAGCGCCAGTGGGCCAAGATCCAGGAACAGACCAAGTAG
- a CDS encoding F0F1 ATP synthase subunit epsilon, with product MAELEVEIVAADHFVWSGAAKMVKARTSDGDIGILPGHSPLLAILAEGELAIEPVSGDRLSVVVDGGFFSVDNNRVVIVADNAQLGEAATAGIR from the coding sequence ATGGCTGAGCTCGAGGTTGAGATTGTCGCAGCGGACCACTTTGTGTGGTCCGGTGCGGCCAAGATGGTCAAGGCCCGCACCAGCGATGGTGACATCGGGATTCTGCCGGGCCACTCGCCGCTCCTCGCCATCCTGGCCGAGGGCGAGCTGGCCATCGAGCCGGTTTCCGGAGACCGCTTGTCGGTAGTTGTGGACGGCGGGTTCTTCTCCGTCGACAACAACCGCGTGGTGATCGTCGCTGACAACGCCCAGCTGGGCGAAGCAGCTACTGCGGGGATCCGATAG
- a CDS encoding DUF2550 domain-containing protein, which produces MDDSALPFIALATAFALLIFTLCLVGVRRFNLRRALGTVDASICMAGNSWRMGVCRYQDSDLEWFRLLSLSFRPRHSFRRSSLELLGRRKPTEEELTRLQPDVVVVELQHEGQRFMLAMRFDAYAGLSSWLEAGPVVGVGTWR; this is translated from the coding sequence ATGGACGATTCTGCTCTTCCGTTCATCGCCTTGGCAACGGCGTTTGCGTTGCTGATTTTTACACTGTGCCTCGTAGGGGTGCGCCGCTTCAATTTGCGGCGCGCCCTGGGCACGGTCGACGCCTCCATTTGCATGGCTGGAAACAGCTGGCGGATGGGGGTTTGTCGTTATCAGGACTCGGACCTCGAGTGGTTCCGCTTGCTCTCCCTCAGCTTCCGTCCGAGGCACAGCTTTCGGCGCAGTTCCTTGGAACTCCTGGGTCGCCGGAAGCCAACCGAAGAAGAACTGACAAGGCTGCAGCCCGACGTCGTGGTCGTGGAACTCCAGCATGAAGGCCAGCGGTTCATGCTGGCGATGAGATTTGATGCCTACGCCGGGTTGTCTTCTTGGCTGGAAGCTGGCCCCGTGGTGGGCGTCGGCACCTGGCGCTGA
- a CDS encoding alpha/beta hydrolase, whose translation MGIAGGAFLLFRPSWRWVLSIVAAAVVAIGVVTFIHWLLVNVLTIFPEDLPFDVLAWSVVAFSALALFLFRLPGSSWRVRSAAAGSFVAVLLLAALQINSYFGLNHTAADLFGHNVGRIPELGREFKKGASGTSHLSALGAGIVRRASIPGTESGFNAQDAFIYLPPAYLATDRTQLPVLVLFAGQPGRPADWLTGGLLEPTMNAFAAKHGGIAPVVVVVDPNGSDTANTMCMNSRIAHADTYLAVDVPRWINSTLDVSADPRKWAVGGFSFGATCAVQMTTLHPEIYPSFIAFSGEREPSLGPDRQRTIQTAFGGDSAAFDALTPLTLMKKQSYAGHAGFIAVGTADGEFSRFATELATAARGSGFDIRQASVAGAGHSWAVAVQQLPSAMDFLAPRWGISQ comes from the coding sequence GTGGGAATCGCCGGGGGAGCATTCCTGCTCTTTCGACCAAGCTGGCGCTGGGTGCTCTCCATTGTTGCCGCCGCCGTGGTGGCAATCGGAGTTGTGACATTCATCCACTGGCTGCTCGTCAACGTTCTGACCATCTTCCCTGAGGACCTCCCCTTCGATGTTCTCGCGTGGTCCGTGGTCGCCTTCTCAGCGCTGGCCCTCTTCCTGTTCCGGCTCCCTGGTTCTTCGTGGCGTGTCAGGAGCGCCGCAGCAGGCTCGTTCGTTGCCGTCTTGCTCCTTGCTGCGCTTCAGATCAACAGCTATTTCGGCCTCAACCACACGGCAGCAGATCTTTTCGGCCACAATGTGGGGCGGATCCCAGAGCTCGGGCGTGAGTTCAAGAAGGGCGCTTCCGGAACCTCGCACCTGTCAGCACTTGGTGCGGGTATCGTCCGCAGGGCTTCGATTCCGGGGACCGAATCCGGTTTCAACGCTCAGGATGCTTTCATCTACCTGCCGCCGGCCTACCTCGCCACCGACCGCACCCAACTACCCGTGCTGGTTCTGTTCGCTGGCCAGCCCGGACGTCCCGCCGATTGGCTGACCGGCGGGCTGCTCGAGCCGACCATGAATGCCTTCGCGGCAAAACATGGTGGAATAGCGCCGGTGGTGGTGGTGGTCGATCCAAACGGCTCCGACACTGCAAACACCATGTGCATGAATAGCCGGATCGCCCATGCTGACACGTACCTCGCGGTCGATGTTCCGCGCTGGATCAACTCGACTCTCGACGTGTCCGCAGATCCAAGGAAATGGGCCGTCGGAGGGTTTTCCTTCGGTGCGACTTGTGCCGTGCAGATGACTACCCTGCATCCTGAAATCTATCCTTCCTTCATTGCGTTCTCGGGCGAGCGGGAGCCTTCACTTGGCCCCGACCGCCAGCGGACCATCCAGACCGCATTCGGCGGAGACTCTGCTGCTTTTGATGCCCTGACTCCTTTGACCTTGATGAAAAAGCAAAGCTACGCCGGGCATGCAGGGTTCATAGCAGTGGGTACCGCTGATGGTGAGTTCAGCCGTTTCGCCACCGAGCTTGCGACGGCAGCCCGCGGTTCCGGGTTCGATATCAGGCAGGCTTCGGTTGCGGGAGCCGGCCACTCGTGGGCGGTGGCCGTGCAGCAGCTTCCGTCTGCGATGGATTTCCTGGCTCCACGTTGGGGGATTTCGCAATGA
- a CDS encoding bifunctional lysylphosphatidylglycerol flippase/synthetase MprF — protein sequence MLAALVQALVGNVAVHIGAIPFTVVVLALYLLTPAIFDPDVASSPDVLRHLTSVSGGGLKSGDWWSIWTSMFFAVNPFDYVTSSLLLVVLLGSSERKLGWFRTAAGFLGGQFATVTAFLLVVQVAAYADDGWLGRMMDASNSGPLPATLFVSMAASGLFPTLWRRRLRATVVSLALLLVLYVGDPSAVMALTGALVGLAGGLWLQLDQGISPSHRATRRETRNLLSLMVAIFGVGPLVAGAVRSPAGPMALLREMVLNPVPTLTQLQANCGGTVDIKCLELGRQGYPGPAGVALAVVPALLLLICAVGMRQGRRLALKIAIGVQLGVVALSFAYLVLFASIPHFPHGRTVVLGSAVFHILTLALVPLILAVLLFLFRGNFVVASRAPLRRKMALLVGGTLVVLASAYTGAWLGSGGMAHDGGVLGLVAELARQYLPLPIPTAFGRVFAERSAAESILFAWSGIIFWLVALAAVWMLLLKRQHGPGGDDPARLVARDLVKRGGESLSWMALWEPNKFWFTPGMDAGIAYQQHGNVALTLAGPFGVPEQARAATEGFLDYCADHALVPCLYSCTEELWPMLQSTGFRRIAVAQETRLFIRDLEFTGKAWQNVRTAKNRALKAGVEVRWGRYSKFSQHIRSQLGEVSEEWAARKKVPEMGFTLGSLDELMDDDVLCCIAVDSKGFVYGVTSWLPVFREGRVISWTLDFMRRRGDAFPGIMEFMIASAVQELRHGVEVISLSGSPLAGDPEEFSSGDAGMAGILDLVGRTLEPVYGFRSLARFKSRFQPEYRTLYMYYQDSLEIPAIGAALSRAYLPGLSVRQTARLLRTLVA from the coding sequence ATGTTGGCAGCGCTCGTTCAGGCCTTGGTCGGAAACGTGGCTGTCCATATTGGTGCAATCCCCTTCACCGTAGTGGTGCTCGCGCTCTACCTGCTTACTCCGGCAATCTTCGATCCCGACGTCGCGTCCAGCCCCGATGTGTTGCGGCACCTCACCAGCGTGAGTGGTGGCGGATTGAAGTCAGGGGACTGGTGGTCCATCTGGACCTCGATGTTCTTTGCTGTCAATCCCTTCGACTACGTTACGAGCTCGCTGCTGCTCGTCGTGCTGCTGGGGTCCTCAGAGCGCAAATTGGGATGGTTCCGTACTGCAGCAGGGTTCCTTGGTGGCCAGTTTGCCACGGTCACTGCTTTCCTGCTGGTGGTCCAGGTCGCAGCCTACGCCGACGACGGCTGGCTGGGACGGATGATGGACGCCAGCAATTCCGGTCCCCTTCCCGCAACCCTCTTCGTCTCGATGGCCGCCAGCGGTCTTTTTCCCACGCTGTGGCGCCGGCGGCTAAGAGCGACAGTTGTGTCATTGGCACTTCTCCTCGTCCTCTACGTTGGCGATCCCTCGGCCGTCATGGCGCTCACCGGTGCGCTGGTAGGGCTGGCGGGCGGTCTCTGGCTCCAACTTGACCAAGGAATATCACCGAGCCATCGTGCAACAAGGCGTGAGACGCGAAACCTGTTATCACTCATGGTGGCGATTTTCGGCGTCGGGCCCCTTGTTGCCGGCGCCGTGCGGAGCCCCGCGGGGCCGATGGCGTTGCTCCGCGAGATGGTCCTGAACCCGGTCCCGACGCTCACGCAGCTGCAGGCCAACTGCGGCGGGACCGTGGACATCAAGTGCCTGGAACTTGGACGCCAGGGCTATCCCGGGCCAGCCGGAGTCGCCTTGGCCGTCGTACCCGCATTGCTTCTCCTCATTTGTGCGGTAGGCATGCGTCAAGGGAGGCGCTTGGCGCTGAAGATCGCCATTGGCGTACAACTTGGTGTGGTGGCCCTATCCTTCGCCTATCTGGTCTTGTTTGCCAGCATTCCGCACTTTCCACATGGCCGCACCGTGGTCCTGGGCTCCGCGGTGTTCCATATCCTGACGCTCGCGCTGGTTCCGCTCATCCTGGCGGTTCTGCTTTTCCTGTTCAGGGGCAACTTTGTGGTGGCGTCGAGGGCGCCCCTCCGCCGGAAGATGGCGTTGCTGGTTGGCGGAACGTTGGTTGTATTGGCGAGTGCCTACACAGGGGCGTGGCTCGGTTCGGGCGGCATGGCGCACGACGGCGGCGTCTTGGGGCTCGTTGCCGAACTCGCCCGGCAGTATCTTCCCCTGCCGATTCCCACGGCTTTTGGGCGCGTGTTCGCCGAGCGCAGCGCCGCGGAATCGATATTGTTCGCCTGGTCGGGGATTATTTTCTGGCTTGTGGCACTCGCCGCAGTGTGGATGCTGCTCCTCAAGCGGCAACACGGTCCTGGCGGAGACGATCCGGCCCGGCTAGTGGCAAGGGATTTGGTCAAGCGCGGCGGAGAGTCCCTCTCCTGGATGGCGCTATGGGAGCCGAACAAGTTCTGGTTCACTCCCGGAATGGACGCCGGGATTGCCTACCAACAGCATGGAAACGTTGCATTGACCCTCGCCGGACCGTTCGGCGTTCCCGAACAGGCCCGGGCGGCGACCGAAGGTTTCCTCGACTACTGTGCGGACCACGCATTGGTGCCGTGCCTCTACTCCTGCACTGAGGAATTGTGGCCGATGTTGCAATCCACGGGGTTTCGCCGAATTGCCGTCGCCCAGGAAACCCGGCTGTTCATCCGCGACCTCGAGTTCACGGGCAAAGCATGGCAAAACGTCCGGACAGCCAAGAACCGGGCGCTCAAAGCCGGCGTTGAAGTCCGGTGGGGACGCTATTCAAAGTTCTCCCAGCACATCCGTTCCCAACTTGGCGAGGTGTCAGAAGAATGGGCCGCCAGGAAAAAAGTACCTGAAATGGGCTTTACCTTGGGTTCCCTCGACGAGCTGATGGACGACGACGTGCTGTGTTGCATAGCCGTCGACAGCAAAGGGTTTGTCTACGGGGTCACCAGCTGGCTGCCGGTGTTTCGTGAGGGTCGAGTGATTAGCTGGACATTGGACTTCATGCGCCGGCGGGGTGATGCGTTCCCGGGCATCATGGAATTCATGATTGCCTCAGCAGTGCAGGAGTTGCGTCACGGGGTGGAGGTCATTTCCCTGTCTGGTTCACCGTTGGCCGGGGATCCCGAGGAGTTCTCCAGTGGGGACGCCGGCATGGCGGGCATTCTCGACCTTGTGGGCAGGACCTTGGAACCTGTTTACGGATTCCGGTCGCTGGCGCGCTTCAAATCCAGGTTCCAGCCTGAGTACAGGACCCTTTATATGTACTACCAGGACAGCTTGGAGATTCCCGCCATCGGCGCTGCGCTAAGCCGGGCATATTTGCCAGGGCTGTCCGTTCGGCAAACTGCCAGGCTTCTTCGCACCCTCGTTGCCTGA
- a CDS encoding cold-shock protein, translating to MALGTVKWFNAEKGFGFITPDDAEGDVFVHYSEIQTGGFRTLDENQRVQFEIGQGAKGPQATGVTAV from the coding sequence ATGGCACTGGGCACCGTCAAGTGGTTCAACGCTGAAAAGGGCTTCGGCTTCATTACCCCGGACGACGCAGAAGGCGACGTCTTTGTCCACTACTCCGAGATCCAGACCGGCGGCTTCCGCACCCTCGATGAGAACCAGCGCGTTCAGTTCGAGATCGGTCAGGGCGCAAAGGGCCCGCAGGCCACCGGCGTCACCGCCGTCTAG
- the nagA gene encoding N-acetylglucosamine-6-phosphate deacetylase has protein sequence MTVPYRPASSSAPVRHLITGTIVSDGVVIEDGLVAVEDDRIAFAGPAAEFHEASFEGFEETPRTDFPAERYIVPGFVDVHCHGGNGGDFPGADESSARKAIDFLHRSGTTTLLASMVTASREDLLRGIELYVRLADEGLVAGIHLEGPFLSHARCGAQNPAYLLEPDLDLMTELVEAAAGKLATMTYAPELPGAAALVDLMTFHGVTPSLGHTDCDDATAAASLTAAREGLESAGFDGVSSLPTVTHLFNGMPPMHHRSPGPVAASLRTAQEGKAVVELIADGTHLDPSTVATVFQLVGAANVVLVTDSMAAAGLSDGNYMLGPSPVTVTDGVATLDATGSIAGGTATMLDVVRRTVAAGVALADAVSSATAVPAAVLGLSDELGGLRRGLRADLVVVDKELQLAGVLRNGDWLA, from the coding sequence ATGACTGTCCCATACCGGCCTGCATCTTCTTCTGCGCCTGTGCGCCACCTTATAACCGGAACGATCGTCAGTGACGGTGTGGTGATCGAAGATGGGCTGGTGGCGGTGGAGGACGACCGCATCGCCTTTGCCGGGCCGGCCGCCGAATTCCACGAAGCTTCCTTTGAAGGCTTCGAGGAAACGCCGCGGACGGATTTCCCCGCCGAACGTTACATTGTTCCCGGTTTCGTGGATGTGCACTGCCACGGAGGCAACGGTGGCGACTTCCCAGGGGCGGACGAATCCTCGGCGCGCAAGGCCATCGATTTCCTGCACCGGTCCGGAACCACAACCTTGCTCGCCAGCATGGTCACGGCGTCTCGGGAGGACCTCCTCCGCGGCATCGAGCTCTACGTACGTTTGGCCGATGAAGGGCTTGTGGCGGGAATCCACTTGGAGGGGCCCTTCCTCTCCCATGCCCGCTGCGGCGCGCAGAATCCTGCCTATCTGCTTGAGCCAGACTTGGATCTCATGACCGAGCTGGTTGAAGCCGCCGCCGGCAAGCTCGCTACGATGACTTATGCCCCCGAGCTTCCCGGAGCCGCGGCGCTCGTGGACCTGATGACGTTCCACGGAGTGACGCCGTCACTTGGCCATACGGATTGCGACGACGCGACGGCTGCTGCCTCCCTCACTGCGGCAAGGGAGGGCTTGGAATCGGCTGGTTTCGACGGCGTCAGCTCTTTGCCGACTGTCACCCACTTGTTCAACGGCATGCCTCCCATGCACCACCGCTCCCCCGGCCCCGTGGCTGCCTCCCTCCGCACGGCGCAAGAAGGCAAGGCCGTGGTGGAACTGATTGCGGACGGGACCCACCTCGATCCAAGCACCGTGGCAACCGTTTTTCAGTTGGTAGGTGCCGCGAACGTTGTCCTCGTGACCGATTCGATGGCAGCAGCGGGACTCTCCGACGGAAACTACATGCTCGGCCCCTCGCCCGTGACCGTGACTGACGGCGTGGCCACCTTGGATGCCACCGGCTCCATCGCCGGCGGTACTGCCACCATGCTCGACGTCGTCCGGCGCACCGTTGCGGCCGGAGTCGCGCTCGCCGACGCCGTTTCGTCGGCGACGGCGGTTCCTGCCGCAGTTTTGGGACTCTCCGATGAACTTGGCGGCCTCCGAAGGGGCTTACGGGCCGATCTGGTGGTCGTGGACAAAGAACTGCAACTTGCGGGCGTATTGCGCAATGGGGATTGGCTGGCCTAG
- the nucS gene encoding endonuclease NucS, whose amino-acid sequence MRLVIARCSVDYVGRLKAHLPLATRLLLVKSDGSVLVHSDGGSYKPLNWMSPPATLRVTTPEETEVEEGVVEQWTVQSAKTDDRLIINIYQHLHDTSHDLGTDPGLIKDGVEADLQRLLAEQIETLGAGYSLIRREYFTAIGPVDILARDSDGRTVAVELKRRGDIDGVEQLTRYLELLNRDPLLAPVRGIFAAQQIKPQAKVLANDRGIDCVTLDYDAMRGVDDSESRLF is encoded by the coding sequence GTGCGACTCGTCATAGCCCGCTGTTCCGTTGATTACGTTGGCCGCCTCAAGGCCCACCTCCCGCTTGCCACCCGGCTTTTGCTCGTCAAATCCGATGGTTCGGTGCTGGTCCATTCCGACGGCGGCTCCTACAAGCCGCTGAACTGGATGAGCCCGCCCGCTACTCTCCGGGTGACGACGCCGGAGGAGACCGAGGTCGAAGAAGGCGTGGTGGAGCAGTGGACCGTGCAATCGGCCAAGACCGATGACCGGCTCATCATCAACATCTACCAGCACCTCCACGACACGTCCCATGACCTCGGAACGGACCCCGGGCTCATCAAGGATGGCGTCGAGGCCGACCTGCAGCGACTGCTCGCCGAGCAGATTGAAACCCTCGGGGCCGGCTATTCGCTCATCCGCCGTGAGTACTTCACCGCCATCGGGCCGGTGGACATCCTCGCCAGGGACAGCGACGGAAGGACAGTCGCCGTCGAACTCAAGCGGCGCGGCGACATCGACGGCGTCGAGCAACTCACGCGGTACCTCGAGCTGCTCAACCGCGATCCACTCCTGGCGCCGGTACGGGGCATTTTCGCCGCCCAGCAGATCAAGCCGCAGGCCAAAGTCCTTGCCAACGACCGCGGAATAGACTGCGTCACCCTGGACTATGACGCCATGCGCGGCGTAGATGACAGCGAGTCGCGCTTGTTCTAG